The following proteins are co-located in the Blattabacterium sp. (Blatta orientalis) str. Tarazona genome:
- a CDS encoding potassium transporter TrkG: protein MKFFRFSTVGLSLGVTSNLSDGSKLVLIILMLLGRIGVFNIMVGLLKNRINSHYYYRVPQGNILIN, encoded by the coding sequence TTGAAGTTTTTCCGCTTTTCAACAGTAGGATTATCTTTAGGAGTTACTTCTAATTTATCTGATGGAAGTAAGTTAGTATTAATCATTTTAATGTTATTAGGAAGAATTGGAGTTTTTAATATTATGGTAGGATTATTAAAAAATAGAATAAATAGTCATTATTATTATCGGGTTCCTCAAGGAAATATTCTCATAAATTAA
- a CDS encoding TrkA family potassium uptake protein, which yields MKIIIIGLGNFGRSLALNLTDNGHEVFGVDHKMEKVDLLKDHIANVVCMDANNEAAYKVLPIQQADLGIVAIGENEGSSIVTTAILKKYKHLRIVSRSLSKIHDTILEAMGINDVVHPEQDAAFRLTKQISFNYALDYFRVDNKYSIAEVFSPYSFNGKSVKSLKLTQKYSVSLITVIRDIKNPMSYKGNSSTRKVIGLVTGDTILQKGDILTLFGSNKSIMNFVKEKNHD from the coding sequence ATGAAAATTATAATTATCGGTTTAGGAAATTTTGGAAGATCTTTAGCTCTCAATTTAACAGATAATGGTCATGAAGTTTTTGGAGTAGACCATAAAATGGAAAAGGTGGACTTATTAAAAGATCATATAGCCAATGTTGTATGTATGGATGCTAATAATGAAGCCGCTTATAAAGTATTGCCGATACAACAAGCTGATTTAGGAATTGTAGCTATTGGAGAAAACGAAGGATCATCAATAGTAACTACGGCGATACTAAAAAAATATAAACATCTTAGAATAGTTAGTCGATCTTTATCAAAAATACATGATACTATATTAGAGGCAATGGGGATTAACGATGTTGTACATCCAGAACAAGACGCAGCTTTCCGATTAACTAAACAAATATCCTTTAATTATGCTTTAGATTATTTTAGAGTGGATAATAAATATTCTATTGCAGAAGTTTTTTCTCCGTATTCCTTTAATGGAAAGTCTGTGAAAAGTCTGAAATTAACACAAAAATATTCCGTTTCTTTAATCACTGTAATACGAGATATTAAAAATCCGATGTCGTATAAGGGAAATTCATCCACAAGAAAAGTAATCGGATTGGTGACTGGAGATACGATTCTGCAAAAAGGAGATATATTAACACTTTTTGGATCTAATAAATCCATAATGAATTTTGTAAAAGAAAAAAATCATGATTAA
- a CDS encoding cytochrome c, whose translation MKNQYLYVFILVMTLNSCWFDKSKPNRVYMPDMYYSDAYEPYSDPYPNYKKTIKKSGISLFIKGKTSSLLPVKGTIPRNSYGFNFYQPDGTKKGYNLSKKILKSPLQKSNKEELNKIIEDGKNIYKINCSICHGENGDGQGLLVKKEKILGIPSYKDRDITIGSIYHVITYGKNNMSSYASQLNETDRWKVAEYIMILKNK comes from the coding sequence ATGAAAAATCAATATCTTTATGTTTTTATCCTTGTTATGACACTGAATTCTTGTTGGTTTGATAAATCAAAACCTAATAGAGTATATATGCCTGATATGTACTATTCAGATGCATACGAGCCTTATTCAGATCCATATCCAAATTATAAAAAAACTATTAAAAAAAGTGGAATTTCTCTTTTTATAAAAGGAAAAACTTCATCTCTTTTACCTGTAAAAGGAACTATTCCAAGAAATTCTTATGGATTTAATTTTTACCAACCTGATGGGACCAAGAAAGGATATAATCTATCTAAAAAAATATTGAAATCTCCTTTACAAAAGAGTAATAAAGAAGAATTAAATAAAATTATAGAAGATGGAAAAAATATCTATAAAATTAACTGTTCCATATGTCATGGAGAAAATGGAGATGGACAAGGTCTTTTAGTAAAGAAAGAAAAAATATTAGGAATTCCCAGTTATAAAGATAGAGACATTACTATTGGAAGTATTTATCATGTGATTACTTATGGAAAAAATAACATGAGTTCCTACGCCTCTCAATTAAATGAAACAGATAGATGGAAAGTAGCAGAATATATAATGATTCTAAAGAATAAATAG
- a CDS encoding DUF3341 domain-containing protein produces MNKFVFNIQALYDHEDLMINHLKILRKKNINIHEVYSPFPIHNLNKLLELKKTNLSFLSFIYGLIGFFTGCLLTWYTMIYDWPQNIGGKPSSSWIHNLPSFIPVIFELSIFFLHILCASLIFFNVNYFQDLLQKNPDPRTTDNMFLIEIYTEENAEKLRNFLKENGAMEVNITKIVQT; encoded by the coding sequence ATGAATAAATTCGTATTTAATATTCAGGCATTATATGATCATGAAGATTTAATGATAAATCATTTAAAAATTCTTCGAAAAAAGAACATAAATATACATGAAGTTTATTCTCCTTTTCCCATTCATAATTTGAATAAATTACTTGAATTAAAAAAAACAAATTTGTCCTTTTTATCTTTTATCTATGGACTTATAGGATTTTTTACGGGATGTTTACTTACTTGGTATACAATGATTTACGATTGGCCGCAAAATATTGGAGGAAAACCATCTTCTTCTTGGATTCACAATCTTCCTTCTTTTATTCCTGTAATATTTGAATTGTCTATTTTTTTTCTGCACATTTTATGTGCATCACTTATCTTTTTCAATGTAAATTATTTCCAGGATCTCCTCCAAAAAAATCCGGATCCTAGAACTACTGATAATATGTTTCTAATAGAAATTTATACAGAAGAAAATGCTGAAAAATTACGGAATTTTTTAAAAGAAAATGGAGCTATGGAAGTGAATATAACTAAAATAGTTCAAACATGA
- the nrfD gene encoding NrfD/PsrC family molybdoenzyme membrane anchor subunit, with protein MLKLNKNHEPSIREPLIIGNQTLQNITEDILKPIKNKAGKLWWISLLISIMAFLWGLGCIFYTIGTGIGVWGLNRTINWAWDITNFVWWVGIGHAGTLISAVLLLFRQKWRLSINRSAEAMTIFAVIQAGLFPIIHMGRPWNAHWVLPIPNQFGSLWPNFNSPLLWDVFAISTYFSVSTVFWFMGLIPDFAMIRDRVTDPIQKKIYGILSFGWGGTSKDWKRFEEISLLLAGLCTPLVFSVHTIVSFDFSTSVIKGWHSTIFPPYFVAGAIFSGFAMVQTLLGVARKVLSLESYITRNHIEYMNMIILLTGGIVLLAYISEFILAWYSRSPFEEFTYFSVKAATGPFWWAFWALIICNVLIPQFLWIRSVRRSFFWSYIIAIFINIGMWFERFDIIVLNLSHDYLPSSWTGFMPSFVDVGIFIGTIGFFSFLYLLYIRVFPVISQAELKTILTLKCSKKM; from the coding sequence ATGTTAAAACTAAATAAAAACCATGAGCCCTCTATAAGAGAACCATTGATTATAGGAAATCAAACACTTCAAAATATCACCGAGGATATTTTGAAACCTATAAAAAATAAAGCTGGAAAGCTATGGTGGATTTCTTTATTAATCTCAATTATGGCTTTTTTGTGGGGATTAGGATGCATCTTTTATACTATAGGGACGGGAATAGGAGTATGGGGTTTAAATAGAACTATAAATTGGGCTTGGGATATTACTAATTTTGTTTGGTGGGTTGGAATTGGTCATGCTGGAACTTTGATTTCTGCTGTTCTATTATTGTTTCGTCAAAAATGGCGTTTATCTATTAACCGATCAGCTGAAGCTATGACTATTTTTGCGGTTATCCAAGCTGGATTATTTCCTATTATACACATGGGAAGGCCATGGAATGCTCATTGGGTTTTACCGATTCCAAATCAATTTGGTTCTTTGTGGCCTAATTTTAATTCTCCACTTTTATGGGACGTATTTGCTATTAGTACTTATTTTTCTGTTTCTACTGTTTTTTGGTTTATGGGATTAATTCCAGATTTTGCTATGATCAGAGATAGAGTCACAGATCCTATACAGAAAAAAATATATGGCATTCTTAGTTTTGGATGGGGAGGAACGTCTAAAGATTGGAAAAGATTTGAAGAAATTTCTTTATTGCTAGCTGGACTATGCACTCCATTAGTTTTTTCAGTACATACTATTGTTTCATTTGATTTTTCTACTTCTGTGATTAAGGGTTGGCATAGCACTATATTTCCTCCTTATTTTGTAGCTGGAGCTATATTTTCAGGTTTTGCAATGGTACAAACTCTATTAGGAGTAGCTAGAAAAGTCCTTTCTTTAGAAAGTTATATAACTAGAAATCATATTGAGTATATGAATATGATTATTTTATTAACAGGAGGAATAGTTTTATTAGCTTATATATCCGAATTTATTCTTGCATGGTATTCTAGAAGTCCTTTTGAAGAGTTCACTTATTTTTCTGTAAAAGCCGCAACAGGACCATTTTGGTGGGCTTTTTGGGCTTTAATTATTTGCAATGTATTGATTCCACAATTTTTATGGATTAGATCTGTAAGAAGGAGTTTTTTTTGGTCTTATATAATAGCAATTTTCATCAATATTGGAATGTGGTTTGAGAGGTTTGATATTATCGTTTTAAATCTAAGTCATGATTATTTGCCTTCTTCTTGGACTGGTTTTATGCCTTCATTTGTAGATGTAGGAATATTTATAGGAACTATTGGTTTTTTTTCGTTTCTTTATTTGTTATACATACGTGTATTTCCAGTTATATCACAGGCAGAACTAAAAACAATATTAACGTTGAAATGTTCCAAAAAAATGTAA
- a CDS encoding 4Fe-4S dicluster domain-containing protein, translating into MMKPNKKENAISKIDIPIKNFLKNRTSRRDFLKWVGFSTASVTLAACKGPVIKSIPYVVKPEVITPGLPTYYASTMIDSFDIGSVLVKTREGRPIKIEPNLTSNYFNTTSARIQSSLLSLYDEKRLKNPFIKGNKCSWNQIDNYVISHLEKISEIKKDIVILSSSYPSFSTKKLIQDFTRTYPTTKWITYDAISYSKALDAAEEIFGFRAFPLFDLSKTELIVSFDADFLGDWSPENMSNSYARNKNPEKSMIQHIQIESNMSLSGANSDIRISKKPSDIEKILFEVYQKLVLKKDTNSEIVKKITDLIQKKGSKSVVFADGSKEAYIFSFLINQKIHSQALQKNKFVLSKESDDDKLKNFIKNLEKEKVGALLIHNTNPVYSLPYSLSHEIKKFLRKIPITISFSMKKDETNELMDVLTPIPHWLESWGDTHPVTGIYTLIQPTIQCIFNTRQFQDSLMIWGRSPEKNYYEYLKNIWEKEIIQKSNVSSFQEALFHGVVEKEENLIQKKNILSNKKYYYIDEKNKLDKNFELRLYTKTSLGDGHQHDNPWLQELPDPITRTTWENYLTISYDDAKKIGIKNWYTGTGAMNGHCVDLIKDHKILIKDLPVYIQPGQAIGSIGLSFGYGQKIGKFSKIIKGKNAYVLYENFHLIQKNIQIKKVNKIHKFACIQLQNTTEGRNLVKETDLETFLKNSKEIWNEEEKIFTHKGMLPPENISIWNNPVVKEKDKKGHHFHLSIDLNACIGCGACIIACHSENNVPIVGKEEIRKSRDMHWLRVDRYYSEKENSKGEFFKNSKDPKVSFQPVMCQHCENAPCETVCPVGATSHGEQGQNMMAYNRCVGTRYCANNCPYKVRRFNWFNYANNQKFDFHMNNDLGRMVLNPDIVVRSRGVMEKCSLCIQRTQSVIGAAKKENRKIKDEEFETACSISCPTKAITFGDVNNKNSHILEKIQDQRNYKLLEFLGIRPNVSYQLKIRNLK; encoded by the coding sequence ATGATGAAACCAAATAAAAAAGAAAACGCTATTTCTAAAATAGATATTCCAATTAAAAATTTTTTAAAAAATAGAACTTCTAGACGTGATTTTTTGAAATGGGTAGGTTTTAGTACAGCTTCTGTTACTTTAGCCGCATGTAAAGGTCCAGTCATAAAATCCATTCCTTATGTTGTAAAACCAGAGGTGATTACTCCTGGCCTCCCTACCTATTACGCATCTACCATGATAGATTCCTTCGATATTGGAAGTGTATTAGTTAAAACCAGAGAAGGACGTCCTATAAAAATAGAACCTAATCTAACTTCCAATTATTTCAATACCACATCAGCTAGAATTCAATCCTCTTTGTTATCTCTTTATGATGAAAAAAGATTAAAAAATCCTTTCATTAAGGGGAATAAATGCTCTTGGAATCAAATAGATAATTATGTTATTTCCCATTTAGAAAAAATATCAGAAATAAAAAAAGATATTGTGATCCTTTCGTCCTCTTATCCAAGTTTTTCGACAAAAAAATTAATCCAAGATTTTACAAGAACCTATCCAACCACAAAATGGATTACTTATGATGCTATTTCTTATTCAAAAGCTTTAGATGCTGCGGAAGAAATATTTGGATTCCGGGCTTTTCCACTTTTTGATTTATCAAAAACGGAATTAATAGTATCTTTCGATGCGGATTTTTTAGGAGATTGGAGTCCTGAAAATATGAGCAATTCCTATGCAAGGAATAAAAATCCAGAAAAATCTATGATACAACATATTCAGATAGAAAGTAATATGAGTCTATCTGGAGCAAATTCCGACATTCGTATTTCAAAAAAGCCATCAGATATAGAAAAAATATTGTTTGAAGTTTACCAAAAACTAGTTCTTAAAAAAGATACTAATAGTGAAATTGTAAAAAAAATAACTGACTTAATTCAAAAAAAAGGATCAAAAAGTGTAGTTTTTGCAGATGGAAGTAAAGAAGCATATATTTTTTCTTTTTTAATAAACCAAAAAATTCATAGTCAAGCTTTACAAAAAAATAAATTTGTTTTATCAAAAGAAAGTGATGATGATAAACTAAAGAACTTTATAAAGAATTTAGAAAAAGAAAAAGTTGGAGCTTTATTAATTCATAACACTAATCCCGTCTATAGTCTTCCTTATTCTCTTTCTCATGAAATAAAAAAATTTTTAAGAAAAATACCAATTACTATATCTTTTTCTATGAAAAAAGATGAAACCAATGAATTAATGGATGTATTAACCCCCATTCCTCATTGGCTAGAAAGTTGGGGAGATACTCATCCTGTCACAGGGATTTACACCCTCATTCAGCCTACCATTCAGTGTATATTTAATACAAGACAATTTCAAGATTCTTTAATGATTTGGGGAAGATCCCCAGAAAAAAATTATTACGAATACCTAAAAAACATTTGGGAAAAAGAAATTATCCAAAAATCCAATGTTTCCTCTTTTCAGGAAGCTTTGTTTCACGGAGTAGTGGAAAAAGAAGAAAATCTTATCCAGAAAAAAAATATTCTATCTAATAAGAAATATTATTATATAGATGAAAAAAATAAATTAGATAAAAATTTTGAACTTAGATTATACACAAAAACAAGTCTAGGAGACGGACATCAACATGACAATCCATGGCTTCAAGAACTTCCAGATCCGATTACGCGGACTACTTGGGAAAATTATTTAACTATATCATATGATGATGCGAAAAAAATAGGAATAAAAAATTGGTATACAGGAACAGGAGCTATGAATGGACATTGTGTGGATTTAATCAAAGATCATAAAATCTTGATTAAAGATCTACCTGTTTATATTCAACCTGGACAAGCTATAGGTTCTATAGGTTTATCTTTTGGGTATGGACAAAAAATAGGAAAATTTTCTAAAATAATCAAAGGAAAAAATGCTTATGTACTTTACGAAAATTTTCATTTGATACAAAAAAATATACAGATAAAAAAAGTGAATAAAATACATAAATTTGCTTGTATTCAATTACAAAATACAACTGAAGGAAGAAACTTAGTCAAAGAAACAGATTTAGAAACTTTTTTAAAAAATTCTAAAGAAATTTGGAATGAAGAAGAAAAAATTTTTACCCACAAAGGAATGCTCCCACCAGAGAATATTTCTATTTGGAATAACCCAGTTGTAAAAGAAAAAGATAAAAAAGGTCATCATTTTCATCTATCTATAGATTTGAATGCTTGTATTGGATGTGGAGCTTGTATTATTGCATGTCATTCTGAAAATAATGTTCCTATTGTTGGAAAAGAAGAGATTAGAAAATCTAGAGATATGCATTGGTTACGTGTGGATAGATATTATTCTGAAAAAGAAAATTCTAAGGGTGAATTTTTTAAAAACTCAAAAGATCCAAAGGTTTCTTTTCAACCTGTCATGTGTCAGCATTGTGAGAATGCTCCTTGTGAGACTGTATGTCCGGTTGGAGCTACATCTCATGGAGAGCAAGGTCAAAATATGATGGCATATAATCGTTGTGTAGGAACACGTTATTGTGCAAATAATTGCCCTTATAAAGTAAGACGTTTTAATTGGTTTAATTATGCTAATAACCAAAAGTTTGATTTTCACATGAATAACGATCTAGGAAGAATGGTACTTAATCCAGATATTGTTGTTAGAAGCAGAGGAGTTATGGAAAAATGCTCTTTGTGCATACAAAGAACACAATCTGTTATAGGAGCTGCAAAAAAAGAAAATCGAAAGATAAAAGATGAAGAATTTGAAACAGCTTGCAGTATTTCTTGTCCTACAAAAGCAATTACTTTTGGAGATGTTAATAACAAAAATAGTCATATTTTAGAAAAAATTCAAGATCAAAGAAATTATAAACTTCTGGAATTTCTCGGAATACGTCCGAATGTATCCTATCAATTAAAGATTAGAAATTTGAAATAG
- a CDS encoding c-type cytochrome: MKYFLFFSFFSFLFSKIEAKNIEGNAEKGAELFKKNCTSCHSIDLEKKMIGPPLAGVTEKRSREWLHKWIVDNKSLRESGDKNAIAIYKEYGNVEMNLFPQLSEQEIDDILSFIKNPIIKKESHAEEKEEKNTKLKLEENPFLIKIIVFGLSILSAILLWILYKIQVLTKLLLNDDLLYQKKDKKYFWIYTALFKFLGKKRKNFAVLSCFIGFLFILGIYGIWTFLMKIDINKGYKPEQPIYFSHKIHSGINGIDCQYCHSSAKYSKVSGIPSANICMNCHITINEYKGDYIENGKSREVYNQEIQKIYHSVGWNPEKREYSKKINPIQWIRIHNMPDFVHFDHSQHIITGEKMIKKSNKVDLTCNACHGDVKNMDQVEMSQNFTMEWCISCHRKTEIDINNQYYQEYFSNFIQKKKGKKITIDMIGGTECAKCHY, translated from the coding sequence ATGAAATATTTTTTATTTTTTTCCTTTTTTTCTTTTCTTTTTTCTAAAATTGAAGCAAAAAATATAGAAGGAAATGCAGAAAAAGGAGCAGAACTTTTTAAAAAGAATTGCACGTCTTGTCATTCTATAGATTTAGAAAAGAAAATGATAGGGCCTCCTTTAGCTGGTGTAACCGAAAAAAGAAGCAGAGAATGGTTGCATAAATGGATTGTAGATAACAAATCTCTTCGAGAAAGTGGAGATAAAAATGCTATAGCTATTTACAAAGAATATGGAAATGTGGAAATGAATTTATTTCCTCAATTATCCGAACAGGAAATAGATGATATATTATCTTTTATCAAAAATCCTATCATCAAAAAAGAAAGTCACGCTGAGGAGAAAGAGGAAAAAAATACCAAGTTAAAATTGGAAGAAAATCCATTTTTAATTAAAATAATTGTTTTTGGACTTAGTATTTTATCTGCAATTTTACTTTGGATTTTGTATAAAATTCAAGTTTTAACTAAATTATTACTAAACGATGATCTTCTTTATCAGAAAAAAGATAAAAAATATTTTTGGATATATACTGCTTTATTTAAATTTTTAGGAAAAAAGAGAAAAAATTTCGCTGTTCTATCTTGTTTTATAGGATTTTTATTCATATTAGGAATATACGGAATTTGGACATTTTTAATGAAAATAGATATAAATAAAGGATACAAACCAGAACAACCCATTTATTTTTCTCATAAAATTCATTCTGGAATTAATGGAATAGATTGTCAGTATTGTCATTCTTCAGCAAAATATAGCAAAGTATCTGGAATTCCTTCTGCAAATATTTGTATGAATTGTCATATTACTATCAATGAATATAAAGGCGATTATATTGAAAATGGAAAGAGTAGAGAAGTATATAATCAGGAAATCCAAAAAATATACCATTCGGTAGGTTGGAATCCAGAAAAAAGAGAATATTCTAAAAAAATAAATCCTATTCAATGGATCCGAATACACAATATGCCTGATTTTGTTCATTTTGATCATTCTCAACATATAATAACAGGAGAAAAAATGATTAAAAAATCAAACAAAGTAGATTTAACTTGTAATGCTTGTCATGGAGATGTTAAAAATATGGATCAAGTAGAAATGTCTCAAAATTTTACCATGGAATGGTGCATTTCTTGTCATAGAAAAACAGAAATAGACATTAATAATCAATATTATCAAGAATATTTTTCCAATTTTATCCAAAAAAAGAAAGGAAAAAAAATAACCATAGATATGATTGGTGGAACGGAATGTGCTAAATGTCACTATTAA
- a CDS encoding pitrilysin family protein encodes MFNSLKADQVPKIRFFEETLSNGLHVILHQDNTNPLVSISVLYHVGTKNESPGKSGFAHFFEHLMFEGSKNIKRGEFFKHIASNGGKNNAYTNYDETCYYEVLPSDRLPLALWLESERMLHAKIDKESINIQREVVKEEKKMQIENQPYAKAISEIIPSLLFNKHPYKYPIIGFEKDLDSATEVDYKRFYETYYVPNNATLVVAGDFDVKEARDLINTYFSSIPKGKIDFHMKRIEEDPIRKEIFSTYVDKNTKVPGVFLSYRLPKITDKDSYVLKIIDHILSSGESSRIMKNVVNKKQLASYAGSFLDAMEDYGFFIIYGLINPGVTLEKLTKVIDQEIENLKENGITPYELEKHKNFLKKNLLFDNYSMSGIAENLAHYHLYYKDADLINTDIEKYREISVEDIKIVANKYLNKNSRVRLYNVPDS; translated from the coding sequence ATGTTTAATTCTTTGAAAGCTGATCAAGTACCTAAAATTAGATTTTTTGAGGAAACCCTGTCAAATGGACTACATGTTATTTTACACCAAGATAACACAAATCCTTTGGTATCTATTTCTGTTTTATATCATGTAGGAACTAAAAATGAATCTCCCGGAAAATCCGGTTTTGCTCATTTTTTTGAACATCTAATGTTTGAAGGGTCTAAAAATATTAAAAGAGGAGAATTTTTCAAACATATAGCCTCCAATGGAGGAAAAAATAATGCTTATACTAATTATGATGAGACTTGCTATTACGAAGTTTTGCCATCAGATCGCCTTCCTTTAGCTTTATGGTTGGAATCTGAAAGGATGCTTCACGCAAAAATAGATAAAGAAAGCATTAATATTCAAAGAGAAGTAGTCAAAGAAGAAAAAAAAATGCAAATAGAAAATCAACCGTATGCTAAAGCTATTTCAGAAATTATTCCTTCTTTATTATTTAATAAACATCCTTATAAGTATCCTATTATTGGTTTTGAAAAAGATTTAGATTCTGCTACAGAAGTAGATTACAAAAGATTTTATGAAACTTATTATGTTCCCAATAATGCCACTTTGGTGGTAGCAGGTGATTTTGATGTGAAAGAAGCAAGAGATTTGATTAATACATATTTTTCTTCTATTCCAAAAGGAAAAATAGATTTTCACATGAAGAGGATAGAAGAAGATCCTATTAGAAAGGAAATTTTTTCTACCTATGTAGATAAAAATACTAAAGTTCCCGGTGTTTTTTTGTCGTATAGACTTCCAAAAATAACGGATAAAGATTCTTATGTATTAAAAATTATAGATCATATCCTTTCTTCTGGAGAAAGTTCACGGATAATGAAAAATGTAGTAAATAAAAAACAGTTAGCTTCTTATGCAGGATCTTTTTTAGACGCAATGGAGGATTACGGATTTTTTATTATATACGGATTAATAAATCCTGGAGTGACTTTAGAAAAATTAACAAAAGTTATAGATCAAGAGATAGAAAATTTAAAAGAAAATGGAATAACACCGTATGAATTAGAAAAACACAAGAATTTTTTGAAAAAAAATTTACTTTTCGATAATTATTCTATGAGTGGAATCGCAGAAAATTTAGCTCATTATCATTTATACTATAAAGATGCAGATTTAATTAATACAGATATAGAAAAATATCGTGAAATATCTGTAGAAGATATTAAGATAGTTGCTAATAAATATTTAAATAAAAATAGTAGAGTCCGTTTATATAATGTTCCAGATAGTTAA
- a CDS encoding pitrilysin family protein has protein sequence MFSQIVNRSLPPKSLTRKTVINIEKPKFFQMKNGLKVLVVENHKLPLVRVGLELDYKPFLEKDKAGIKKIFGQMLRSGTKNSSKEELDEIIDYIGTTMYTSFSGISISTLKKHLEKSIAIMSDILMNSQFDNSKELEKIVKQKIIDINLSEKDPNAILQRVRNVLYFGKDHPYGEYETYDTIKNITLKDLKKLYRKYYIPNISYLSFIGDVSLQEAKQLCEHYLSKWKKRSFSQGKKILKKSNFSPKIEIDLVDIPSLTQSTICYGGPIYFQKNDPTYFSSILANGILGGGPQSRLFLNLREKKAYTYGIYSVLKSDRDIGYFSVYTQVRNGVTDQAVKDILKEIVEITTNKVTPEELNIKKKEICGLFILDLEDPNRISDLFISELKNNLPSGFYKNYLNSVQSVTISDVHSSCKKFFSVKNGRILIIGKANEILPILRNFDYPIRFFDKFGTMLK, from the coding sequence ATGTTTTCTCAAATAGTTAATCGTAGTTTACCACCTAAATCTTTAACAAGAAAGACTGTTATCAATATTGAAAAACCTAAATTTTTTCAAATGAAAAATGGGTTAAAAGTTTTAGTTGTAGAAAATCATAAACTCCCTTTAGTTAGAGTAGGTTTAGAATTGGATTATAAACCTTTTTTGGAAAAAGATAAAGCTGGAATAAAAAAAATTTTTGGACAAATGCTTCGTTCTGGAACAAAGAATTCTTCTAAGGAAGAATTGGATGAAATAATTGATTATATAGGAACCACTATGTATACTTCTTTTTCAGGAATATCTATTTCTACTTTAAAAAAACATTTAGAGAAGTCTATTGCTATTATGAGTGATATTTTGATGAATAGTCAATTTGATAATTCTAAAGAATTGGAAAAAATAGTAAAACAAAAGATTATAGATATCAACTTATCAGAAAAGGATCCAAACGCAATTTTGCAACGGGTACGAAATGTTTTGTATTTTGGAAAAGATCATCCTTATGGAGAATATGAAACTTACGATACAATAAAAAACATCACTCTTAAAGATTTAAAAAAATTGTATCGAAAATATTACATTCCAAATATATCCTATCTTTCTTTTATAGGAGATGTATCTTTACAAGAAGCGAAACAATTATGTGAACATTATTTATCTAAATGGAAAAAAAGATCTTTTTCTCAAGGAAAAAAGATTTTAAAAAAATCAAATTTTTCTCCAAAAATAGAAATAGATTTAGTGGATATTCCTTCTCTTACTCAATCTACCATTTGTTATGGGGGGCCTATCTATTTTCAAAAAAATGATCCTACTTATTTCTCTTCTATTTTAGCTAATGGAATTCTTGGAGGAGGACCTCAAAGTCGTTTATTTTTAAATCTTAGAGAAAAAAAAGCTTATACATATGGAATTTATTCTGTTTTAAAATCAGATAGGGATATAGGTTATTTTTCTGTTTATACTCAAGTAAGAAATGGAGTAACAGATCAAGCTGTAAAAGATATTCTAAAAGAAATTGTAGAAATTACCACCAATAAAGTGACCCCAGAAGAATTGAATATTAAGAAAAAAGAGATATGTGGTTTATTTATTCTAGATTTAGAAGATCCAAATAGAATTAGTGATCTTTTTATAAGTGAATTAAAAAACAATCTTCCAAGTGGATTCTACAAAAATTATTTGAATAGTGTTCAATCTGTAACTATTTCAGATGTACATTCTTCATGTAAAAAATTTTTTTCTGTAAAAAATGGGAGAATTTTAATTATAGGAAAAGCTAATGAGATTTTACCCATTTTGAGAAATTTTGATTATCCTATTCGTTTTTTTGATAAATTTGGAACAATGTTAAAATGA
- a CDS encoding iron-sulfur cluster assembly protein, translating to MKEDYSSLEDRIISVLKRIYDPEIPVDIYELGLIYDIQISHEKEVKIVMTLTTSNCPVADSFPIKVKEEVQSIEGIKKVDVVLTFDPPWSREFMSEEARLELGML from the coding sequence ATGAAAGAAGATTATTCCTCCTTAGAGGATCGTATTATTTCTGTATTGAAAAGAATATATGATCCAGAAATACCGGTAGATATTTATGAACTTGGTCTTATTTATGATATACAAATCTCTCATGAAAAAGAGGTAAAAATAGTCATGACACTCACTACATCGAATTGTCCCGTTGCAGATAGTTTTCCTATAAAAGTTAAAGAGGAAGTTCAGTCTATTGAGGGAATTAAAAAGGTGGATGTAGTTTTAACGTTTGATCCTCCTTGGAGTAGAGAATTTATGAGTGAAGAAGCCCGTTTAGAACTTGGAATGTTGTAA